The following proteins are co-located in the Actinomycetota bacterium genome:
- the yjjW gene encoding YjjW family glycine radical enzyme activase, which produces MSAPRALLNDFIPFSNVDGPGNRFVLFLQGCNFDCTFCHNPYTISTCIDCEICIEPCPEDALSLDTDGSVTVDWGRCTRCDICVDVCPYDSTPLARQVTVDEIFSEIRAAAPFLSGITVSGGEATLQPGFVAALFAEIKTHPDTRHLTTFVDSNGSCSPETWDVLLPVMDGAMIDIKAFDDAIHVALTGVGNGRVLDSIRYLARRNRLHEVRLPLISGVNDADDLLTRTARWIASIDPALRVKVIGFRKHGVRAEYQDLAEPTADQMEHYEQVLSAAGVSEIVRV; this is translated from the coding sequence ATGAGCGCACCCCGCGCCCTCCTGAATGACTTCATCCCGTTCAGCAACGTCGACGGGCCCGGGAACCGGTTCGTCCTGTTCCTGCAGGGCTGCAACTTCGACTGCACCTTCTGTCACAACCCCTACACGATCAGCACGTGCATCGACTGCGAGATCTGTATCGAACCGTGCCCCGAAGATGCCCTGTCCCTTGACACCGACGGCAGCGTAACGGTCGACTGGGGTCGCTGTACCCGATGCGACATCTGCGTAGATGTCTGCCCATACGACTCGACCCCGCTGGCCAGACAGGTCACCGTCGATGAGATCTTCTCCGAGATCCGCGCCGCTGCACCGTTCCTGTCCGGGATCACCGTCTCCGGCGGGGAAGCGACCCTGCAACCCGGGTTCGTCGCCGCCCTGTTCGCGGAGATCAAGACCCACCCGGACACCCGGCACCTCACCACGTTCGTCGACAGCAACGGATCCTGTTCCCCCGAGACGTGGGACGTGCTGCTGCCGGTCATGGACGGCGCCATGATCGACATCAAGGCCTTCGACGATGCCATCCACGTCGCGCTGACCGGTGTCGGCAACGGCCGGGTGCTCGACTCCATCCGGTATCTCGCACGGCGCAACCGCCTTCACGAGGTGCGCCTCCCCCTCATCTCGGGTGTCAACGACGCCGACGACCTGCTCACACGCACCGCACGCTGGATTGCCTCCATCGACCCTGCGTTGCGCGTCAAGGTGATCGGGTTCCGCAAACACGGCGTCCGAGCCGAATACCAGGATCTCGCCGAGCCGACCGCCGATCAGATGGAGCACTACGAGCAGGTCCTCTCCGCCGCCGGTGTGAGCGAGATCGTGCGCGTCTGA
- a CDS encoding DUF2804 domain-containing protein has product MATHERELVEPVDLCLAGGRRLNPEAIGWSRRPLHNANLHGVWGRTKRWDYWAVQSDELVLSITLADLDYIGLATVEWIVLGSHESGGRSVTVPLARGIDLPGTVCDGRVGYHGDDLQIDIAYGSQATTIRAEWTESGSPGSIDVSVANPAGDESLNVVIPWSDRRFQFTSKHQGRPATGRAVLGDRSFELGGESGDAWGILDIGRGRWPYRTHWNWGGGTGRGSDGRRVALQFGGKWTEGTGFTENGVFIDGRLHKIGEELDWRYTWDDPMQPWRVRSDDGALDVTLTPVHDRHARTNLGVVMNEVHQVFGRWSGTVPDGAGSTLSIEDALGFAEESRARW; this is encoded by the coding sequence ATGGCAACACACGAACGAGAGCTTGTCGAGCCGGTGGATCTATGCCTGGCCGGCGGGCGCCGGTTGAACCCCGAAGCCATCGGATGGTCGCGCCGTCCACTCCACAACGCCAACCTTCACGGCGTGTGGGGACGGACGAAGCGATGGGATTACTGGGCCGTCCAATCCGATGAGCTTGTCTTGTCGATCACCCTGGCCGACCTCGACTACATCGGCTTGGCGACCGTCGAATGGATCGTTCTCGGGTCACACGAGTCCGGAGGTCGGTCCGTCACCGTGCCCCTGGCACGGGGCATCGATCTCCCAGGAACCGTATGCGACGGTCGGGTCGGCTACCACGGCGACGATCTGCAGATCGACATTGCGTATGGCTCCCAAGCAACGACCATTCGCGCCGAGTGGACCGAGTCGGGGTCGCCGGGAAGCATCGACGTCTCCGTTGCGAACCCCGCAGGGGACGAATCTCTCAACGTGGTGATCCCGTGGTCGGACAGACGGTTCCAGTTCACGTCGAAGCATCAGGGGCGGCCGGCGACGGGCCGAGCCGTCCTCGGTGATCGCTCCTTCGAACTTGGTGGCGAATCCGGCGATGCCTGGGGCATCCTCGACATCGGCCGCGGTCGATGGCCCTACCGCACTCACTGGAACTGGGGCGGGGGAACAGGCCGCGGCAGCGACGGCCGCCGGGTCGCCCTCCAGTTCGGGGGCAAGTGGACGGAGGGCACCGGTTTCACCGAGAACGGCGTGTTCATCGACGGTCGGCTCCACAAGATCGGTGAAGAGCTCGACTGGCGATACACCTGGGACGACCCGATGCAACCCTGGCGGGTGCGCTCCGACGACGGGGCTCTCGACGTCACCCTGACCCCGGTCCACGACCGCCACGCCCGCACCAACCTCGGAGTGGTCATGAACGAGGTCCACCAGGTGTTCGGTCGGTGGTCGGGAACCGTACCCGACGGAGCAGGCTCGACCCTGTCCATCGAGGACGCTCTCGGTTTCGCCGAGGAGTCCCGCGCCCGCTGGTAG
- a CDS encoding LysR family transcriptional regulator: MDLKLLRSFVVVAEEEHVGRAAKRLFISQPALSKQIRRLEGRLGVPLVQRVGRRIELTAAGRVLATEAVGILEATDVAIGRVRASMRAEQDEVVIAFVPPMPHQLTTDVLREAGDSLGCEVTLRNVGWHEQVSAVASGMADLSLIRGPVEGFTHREHIHYEKVFEEPRVAAFAADHPLANEASIEMADLTDEPIAVSAPNTDYWTVNPRPDGSTPVFGPTVSSVTEMLEVVAAGRAMVLTARSLGEYYVRPDIVYVPVRDISPSEVFLAWSPSTIGTTASKVLNDLQRRAREITIG; encoded by the coding sequence ATGGATCTGAAGCTCCTCCGATCGTTCGTGGTCGTCGCCGAGGAGGAGCACGTCGGGCGCGCCGCCAAGCGGCTATTCATCTCTCAGCCCGCCCTGAGCAAGCAGATCCGCAGGCTCGAGGGCCGGCTCGGAGTTCCCCTGGTCCAACGGGTGGGACGCCGCATCGAGCTCACCGCCGCCGGCAGGGTGCTGGCGACGGAGGCTGTGGGCATTCTCGAAGCCACCGACGTCGCGATCGGCCGTGTCCGGGCTTCGATGCGGGCGGAACAGGACGAGGTGGTGATCGCCTTCGTGCCGCCGATGCCGCACCAACTCACCACCGACGTGCTGCGCGAGGCAGGCGACTCTCTCGGCTGTGAGGTGACGCTGCGCAACGTGGGCTGGCATGAGCAGGTCTCGGCGGTCGCCTCGGGGATGGCCGACCTCTCGCTGATTCGCGGTCCCGTCGAAGGATTCACCCATCGCGAGCACATCCACTATGAGAAGGTCTTCGAAGAGCCCCGGGTGGCCGCCTTCGCCGCAGATCATCCCCTGGCGAACGAAGCAAGCATCGAGATGGCCGATCTGACCGATGAACCGATCGCCGTTTCGGCGCCCAACACCGACTACTGGACGGTGAACCCCCGGCCGGACGGATCGACCCCGGTGTTCGGGCCGACGGTGTCCAGTGTCACGGAGATGCTCGAGGTCGTCGCGGCGGGACGGGCGATGGTCCTGACGGCAAGGTCGCTCGGCGAGTACTACGTGCGGCCCGACATCGTGTACGTACCGGTACGAGACATCTCGCCTTCTGAAGTGTTCCTCGCATGGTCGCCGTCCACGATCGGCACGACCGCATCGAAGGTCCTGAACGATCTGCAGCGAAGGGCCCGGGAGATCACCATCGGCTGA
- a CDS encoding ABC transporter ATP-binding protein — protein sequence MPSAILTTGLTKTYGDHTVVDKLNLDIEEGTIFGLLGPNGAGKTTTILMILGLSEPSAGSVRVAGLDPIRQPLEVKRLVGYMPDSIGFYESLTGRQNLRYTARLNRIPDDESTKRIAELLDQVGMTDAADEPAGTYSRGMLQRLGIADTLVKDPRIAILDEPTIAIDPEGVAEMQSLIRSLAEDQGVTVLVSSHLLYQMQSICDRVGIFVDGKMAAEGTTSELAASLGSTATLYEIGVAADAARVQQVLSNLEAVKSVSPMARTHNWRVAVEPGQAPMIASGLVSAGLPLTHFRPMGEDLDEIYHSYFSQEETT from the coding sequence ATGCCGAGCGCCATCCTCACGACCGGCCTCACAAAGACCTACGGCGACCACACCGTCGTCGATAAGCTGAATCTCGACATCGAGGAAGGCACGATCTTCGGCCTGCTCGGCCCAAACGGCGCCGGCAAGACGACAACGATCCTCATGATCCTGGGACTCAGCGAGCCGAGCGCCGGTTCGGTGCGCGTCGCCGGACTCGACCCGATCCGGCAACCCCTCGAAGTCAAGCGGCTCGTCGGCTATATGCCGGACAGCATCGGCTTCTACGAATCGCTCACCGGCCGTCAGAACCTTCGATACACGGCAAGACTGAACCGCATCCCGGACGACGAGTCGACGAAGCGCATCGCCGAACTGCTGGATCAGGTGGGGATGACCGACGCGGCCGATGAGCCGGCGGGCACCTACTCGCGCGGCATGCTCCAGCGGCTGGGCATCGCGGACACGCTCGTCAAGGATCCCCGCATCGCGATCCTCGACGAACCCACGATCGCCATCGACCCGGAAGGCGTCGCGGAGATGCAGTCGCTCATCCGAAGCCTCGCCGAAGACCAGGGGGTGACCGTCCTCGTCTCCAGTCATCTGCTCTACCAGATGCAGTCGATCTGCGATCGCGTGGGGATCTTTGTCGACGGCAAGATGGCGGCCGAGGGAACCACCAGCGAACTCGCCGCCTCTCTCGGATCCACGGCGACCCTATACGAGATCGGCGTCGCCGCCGACGCGGCCCGCGTGCAACAGGTGCTGTCGAACCTCGAGGCGGTGAAGTCGGTCTCCCCGATGGCGCGCACACACAACTGGCGCGTTGCCGTGGAACCCGGGCAAGCCCCGATGATCGCGAGTGGTCTCGTCTCCGCAGGCCTGCCCCTCACGCATTTCCGGCCGATGGGCGAAGACCTCGATGAGATCTACCACAGCTACTTCTCCCAGGAGGAGACCACATGA
- a CDS encoding ABC transporter permease — protein MNTATRTIPRAGWRTVARKEFTDHLLSARFTVLLVILAIAAIGSVYASASAIRGVAEKAAGTPALFLRLFTINANPIPFSFITFIAFLAPLLGIAFGFDAINGERSQGTLPRLVAQPIHRDDVINGKFAAGLAIIGLMLTSLTVIVAGLGIVTLGIVPSAGEVTRVIVWLIVAIIYVGFWLALATLASVTLRRASTSSLVSIAVWLVLALFATLLFRLVAGILAPAPADATPDQVLRNAQVELAVSRISPVTLYDEATTALLDPQVRSVGIITYQQLDRAVVSQLTLDQSLLLVWPQLVGLLALTVVCFAFAYVGFMRQEIRA, from the coding sequence ATGAACACCGCAACACGCACCATCCCCCGAGCGGGGTGGCGAACCGTTGCCCGGAAGGAATTCACCGACCATCTCCTGTCCGCACGGTTCACCGTGCTGCTGGTGATCCTGGCGATCGCCGCAATCGGATCCGTCTACGCCTCGGCGTCCGCAATCCGTGGAGTCGCCGAGAAGGCGGCAGGCACGCCTGCCCTCTTCTTGCGGCTCTTCACGATCAACGCGAATCCGATCCCCTTCTCGTTCATCACCTTCATCGCGTTCCTGGCACCGCTGCTCGGCATCGCCTTCGGGTTCGACGCCATCAACGGCGAGCGCAGCCAGGGCACGCTGCCGCGTCTCGTGGCGCAGCCGATCCATCGCGATGACGTGATCAACGGAAAGTTCGCGGCAGGACTCGCCATCATCGGACTCATGCTGACCTCTCTCACGGTCATCGTGGCAGGGCTCGGCATCGTAACCCTTGGCATCGTCCCTTCCGCGGGCGAGGTGACCCGAGTGATCGTCTGGCTGATCGTCGCCATCATCTACGTGGGATTCTGGCTGGCACTCGCGACACTCGCATCGGTGACACTTCGACGAGCTTCCACCTCGTCGCTCGTCTCGATCGCGGTCTGGCTCGTGCTGGCGCTGTTTGCCACACTTCTGTTCCGGCTCGTCGCCGGCATTCTGGCGCCGGCTCCCGCCGATGCCACACCGGACCAGGTGCTGCGCAACGCACAAGTGGAGCTCGCCGTGTCCCGGATCTCTCCGGTGACGCTCTACGACGAGGCCACCACCGCGTTGCTCGACCCCCAGGTGCGCAGCGTCGGGATCATCACCTATCAGCAGCTCGACCGTGCCGTCGTCTCGCAGCTGACGCTCGACCAGAGCCTGCTGCTCGTCTGGCCACAGCTCGTCGGCCTCCTCGCTTTGACGGTTGTGTGCTTCGCGTTCGCCTACGTGGGGTTCATGCGCCAGGAAATCAGAGCCTGA
- a CDS encoding enterochelin esterase, translated as MPGHSFSPSRGTRVEFSIDSHALRGNLLGDPVQRRVAVYLPQGYASSDEEYPVFVDLVGFTGSGLAHFNWRPFGENVPQRLDRLVAEGEMGPVVAVFPDCFTSLGGNQYINSAAMGNWEDYLIDEMLPEIERRFRVRKGREHRAVFGKSSGGYGAIVHGLRHADAWGAVACHSGDMGFAMCYSGDFPKLLDTLAEHDRDIAKLLAHYEAKQKLTHDDMHMLMALAMAASYDPDPAGPKGIRLPVDLYTGELDAERWANWMRHDPVEMVKSPECRENLRSLRGLYIDCGSKDQYSLVYGARTFVKALKEAGIEHRYEEFDDDHTGVDYRQDVSFPYLYQALTP; from the coding sequence ATGCCTGGACACAGCTTCTCTCCGAGCAGGGGCACGAGGGTCGAGTTCTCGATCGACTCGCACGCGCTGCGCGGCAACCTCCTCGGTGATCCGGTGCAACGCCGGGTTGCCGTCTACCTGCCGCAAGGATATGCGTCATCCGACGAGGAGTATCCCGTGTTCGTCGACCTCGTCGGGTTCACCGGCAGCGGTCTCGCCCATTTCAACTGGCGGCCGTTCGGTGAAAACGTGCCGCAGCGTCTCGACCGCCTCGTCGCCGAGGGCGAGATGGGGCCCGTGGTGGCCGTGTTCCCCGACTGTTTCACGTCGCTCGGCGGCAACCAGTACATCAACTCTGCGGCGATGGGCAACTGGGAGGATTACCTCATCGACGAGATGCTCCCTGAGATCGAGCGCCGATTCCGGGTGCGCAAGGGTCGAGAGCACCGGGCCGTGTTCGGCAAGTCGAGTGGCGGGTACGGGGCGATCGTGCACGGTCTGCGGCATGCCGACGCGTGGGGCGCGGTGGCGTGTCACTCCGGCGACATGGGCTTCGCCATGTGCTACTCGGGAGATTTCCCGAAGCTGCTGGACACGCTGGCGGAACACGACCGTGACATCGCCAAACTGCTTGCACACTATGAGGCGAAACAGAAGCTCACCCACGACGACATGCACATGCTCATGGCGCTCGCCATGGCGGCAAGCTACGACCCGGACCCGGCCGGTCCGAAGGGGATTCGCCTGCCGGTCGACCTCTACACAGGCGAGCTGGACGCGGAGCGCTGGGCCAACTGGATGCGTCACGATCCGGTCGAGATGGTCAAGTCCCCCGAATGTCGGGAAAACCTTCGTTCGCTTCGTGGCCTCTACATCGATTGCGGTTCCAAGGACCAATACTCCCTCGTGTACGGGGCGCGCACGTTCGTGAAGGCGCTGAAGGAGGCGGGGATCGAGCATCGCTACGAGGAGTTCGACGACGACCACACGGGCGTCGACTACCGCCAAGACGTGTCGTTCCCCTATTTGTACCAGGCCCTCACCCCGTAA
- a CDS encoding SDR family oxidoreductase yields the protein MKVLVTGATGYIGGRLVPRLLERGFLVRCMTRDPARLTLDPWRDHVEVVAADALKPETLRAALTGCNAAYYLIHGLETSGGFAELDRIAAENFRDAADEAGLERIIYLGGLGSDDEELSAHLRSRHEVGRILASGQTPVTEFRAAVIIGSGSMSFEMIRHLTEVLPVMMRPRWICTRCQPIAVRNVLEILMDALDFVGSGSRIYEIGGPDVLTYEEMMQTYAEVAGLPKRRVIPLPLFSSRLSPLLVGLVTPLPVATARPLIESLLNDVVVTGESPPGYHPADLLTYREAVWRAMARILQFEVETRWSDALTKPAQPLPGDPAWSGAAMELDRRTATASVPADDVFWAVTRIGGHVGYYTMNWAWRLRGLFDRLIGGVGLRRGRRHPEELRPGEALDFFRVVIIDPEQRHLLLRAEMKVPGTAWLEWTVEPTEDGCRLTQIARFVPRGVVGRLYWWAMLPFHAPIFRRMAQRITRVAEQRESLQVGP from the coding sequence GTGAAAGTCCTCGTCACGGGCGCGACCGGCTATATCGGTGGACGTCTCGTGCCGCGCCTGCTCGAACGCGGGTTCCTGGTCCGGTGTATGACACGTGATCCTGCACGGCTCACACTCGATCCCTGGAGGGATCATGTGGAGGTCGTTGCCGCCGACGCCTTGAAGCCTGAGACGCTGCGCGCCGCACTCACTGGGTGCAATGCGGCGTACTACCTGATCCACGGGTTGGAGACGTCGGGGGGCTTCGCCGAACTGGATCGTATCGCCGCGGAGAACTTTCGCGATGCCGCCGACGAGGCCGGACTCGAACGCATCATCTATCTCGGCGGCCTCGGGTCCGACGATGAGGAGTTGTCGGCGCATCTCAGAAGCCGCCACGAGGTGGGGCGAATCTTGGCTTCCGGACAGACACCCGTCACCGAATTCCGGGCGGCGGTCATCATCGGTTCGGGATCGATGTCGTTCGAGATGATCCGACATCTGACCGAGGTGCTCCCGGTAATGATGCGCCCGAGGTGGATCTGTACGCGCTGCCAGCCGATCGCGGTGCGCAACGTCCTCGAGATCCTGATGGATGCCCTGGACTTCGTCGGGTCCGGCAGCCGTATCTACGAGATCGGCGGCCCGGACGTGCTCACGTATGAGGAGATGATGCAGACCTACGCCGAGGTCGCGGGGCTCCCGAAGCGAAGGGTCATTCCGCTTCCGCTGTTCAGTTCGCGCCTGTCGCCGCTGCTGGTCGGACTCGTGACGCCGCTGCCGGTCGCCACTGCCCGCCCCCTCATCGAAAGCCTGCTGAACGATGTCGTGGTCACCGGAGAGTCGCCGCCCGGCTACCACCCTGCAGATCTGCTCACCTACCGCGAGGCGGTGTGGAGGGCGATGGCGAGGATCTTGCAGTTCGAGGTCGAGACCCGCTGGTCCGATGCACTGACAAAGCCGGCACAACCGCTGCCCGGTGACCCGGCGTGGTCGGGGGCTGCGATGGAGCTGGACCGGCGTACGGCGACCGCGTCCGTGCCGGCCGACGATGTGTTCTGGGCGGTGACCAGGATCGGAGGTCACGTCGGCTACTACACGATGAACTGGGCATGGAGGCTCCGGGGCCTCTTCGACCGGCTGATCGGGGGTGTGGGGCTTCGAAGAGGAAGGCGACATCCCGAGGAGTTGCGACCCGGCGAGGCACTCGATTTCTTCAGGGTTGTCATCATCGACCCGGAGCAGCGTCACCTCTTGTTGCGGGCCGAGATGAAGGTACCCGGCACCGCCTGGCTGGAGTGGACGGTCGAACCGACCGAAGACGGCTGCAGACTGACGCAGATCGCCCGGTTCGTTCCAAGAGGTGTCGTGGGGAGACTGTACTGGTGGGCGATGTTGCCGTTCCACGCACCGATCTTTCGAAGGATGGCCCAACGCATCACACGGGTGGCCGAGCAGCGGGAATCTCTGCAGGTCGGGCCATGA
- a CDS encoding major facilitator superfamily domain-containing protein 7, with translation MCRSVKSEAREQQPGDAVAIRLARCRERGGEAVAEATSVRLYGYRWVVLGVFSLINALVQMNWITFAAVTGDAAAYYRVSELEIGLLSMVFMIVFIIMSIPASYIIDTYGIRVGVGIGAVLTGVFGLTRGIWASDYTLVLVSQIGLAVGQPFVMNAITKVGARWFPITERATAAALPSLAQFIGIIVAMAATPYLVSSFAMSGMLMAYGVASMIGAVAALVLIRERPVTAPSEADQMERFKVFEGLRHILKQKDMLILLLLFFVGLGMFNAISTWIEQIVSPRGFGPEQAGVIGAVMVIGGILGAGILSVLSDRSRRRKPFLVMAVAGMAPGLVGLAFAASYPLLLVSSFVFGFFMMSAYPLGFQYSAEIGYPAPESTSQGIIVMAGQVSGILFILGMDAFKSDVTGSMAGSMLVFIALTTIVIALTGFLDESPMIRAEREKATV, from the coding sequence ATGTGCCGGTCTGTGAAGTCGGAAGCGAGAGAACAGCAACCCGGAGACGCCGTGGCGATCCGGTTGGCACGGTGTCGTGAGCGTGGAGGTGAGGCGGTGGCCGAGGCGACGAGCGTCAGATTGTATGGGTATCGGTGGGTCGTGCTCGGGGTGTTCTCGCTCATCAACGCGCTGGTGCAGATGAACTGGATCACGTTCGCGGCGGTGACCGGTGATGCGGCGGCCTATTACCGGGTCTCCGAGCTGGAGATCGGCCTGCTGTCCATGGTCTTCATGATCGTGTTCATCATCATGTCGATCCCCGCGTCCTACATCATCGACACCTACGGAATCCGGGTCGGCGTCGGGATCGGCGCCGTCCTGACCGGCGTGTTCGGGTTGACCCGCGGGATCTGGGCGTCCGACTACACGCTCGTGCTCGTTTCCCAGATCGGACTTGCGGTCGGCCAGCCGTTCGTGATGAATGCCATCACCAAGGTTGGTGCCCGCTGGTTCCCGATCACCGAACGCGCGACGGCTGCTGCGCTCCCATCCCTCGCCCAGTTCATCGGGATCATCGTCGCGATGGCGGCGACACCGTATCTCGTTTCGAGTTTCGCGATGTCGGGGATGCTGATGGCGTACGGAGTCGCATCGATGATCGGTGCGGTCGCCGCTCTCGTCCTGATTCGCGAGCGGCCGGTCACCGCGCCGAGTGAGGCCGACCAGATGGAGCGTTTCAAGGTGTTCGAGGGTCTTCGACACATCCTCAAACAGAAGGACATGCTGATCCTGCTGTTGTTGTTCTTTGTCGGCTTGGGGATGTTCAACGCGATCAGCACATGGATCGAACAGATCGTGAGCCCCCGGGGGTTCGGTCCCGAGCAGGCCGGCGTGATCGGCGCGGTGATGGTGATCGGAGGGATTCTCGGTGCGGGGATCCTGTCGGTGTTGTCGGATCGGTCGCGAAGGCGCAAGCCGTTCCTCGTCATGGCGGTCGCCGGCATGGCCCCCGGTCTCGTGGGTTTGGCGTTTGCCGCCAGCTATCCGCTGCTGCTCGTTTCGAGTTTCGTGTTCGGGTTCTTCATGATGAGTGCCTACCCGCTTGGGTTCCAGTACAGCGCCGAGATCGGCTACCCGGCACCAGAGTCGACGTCGCAAGGAATCATCGTGATGGCCGGGCAGGTTTCCGGCATCTTGTTCATCCTCGGGATGGATGCGTTCAAGTCGGACGTGACCGGCTCCATGGCAGGCTCGATGCTGGTGTTCATCGCACTGACCACCATCGTCATCGCCCTGACGGGGTTTCTCGACGAGTCGCCGATGATCCGTGCCGAGCGCGAGAAGGCGACCGTTTGA
- the typA gene encoding translational GTPase TypA: protein MPDSPFRNVALIAHVDHGKTTLVDAMLSATGVFSSHQEHVDRILDSSDQERERGITILAKAASVEWKGTRINLVDTPGHADFGGEVERALALVDGVLLLIDAAEGPMPQTRYVLSKALARHLPAVVVINKVDRADARLEEVVNEVYELFFDLDASDDHIEFPIISSIARQGRSMVGIGMPDADADLSPLLDAVVETIPAATGDPSATLQALVTNLDASDYLGRLAIGRVVQGTLKSGERVALCRADGAPLRRRLTQLMGFEGLGRIDVDERVAGDLFVVAGFPEVEIGDTLADVTDPLPLPRLKVDEPVLRMTFGVNTSPLAGTDGRFLTSRQIRDRLEREVLGNVSIRIGQTASPEVIEVAGRGELQLAVLIETMRREGFELQVSRPEAITREIDGVTHEPIEQAIIDVPDEHVGTVTQAVAPRKGTIIGLEPGETGRTIITVSAPSRGLIGLRSLLMTATRGTALVHQQHAGWAPWAGELPHRQGGAMISDRAGNSTGYALDNLQKRGHLFIGSGEQVYEGMVIGESSRPMDLPCNPTKPKQLTNIRTHASDEAIKLKPPRRLTLELAIEWIADDELVEVTPNAIRVRKRLLGAGDRKRAKLL, encoded by the coding sequence ATGCCGGACTCCCCTTTCCGCAATGTTGCGTTGATCGCGCACGTCGACCATGGCAAAACCACCCTGGTCGACGCGATGCTGTCCGCAACCGGAGTGTTCTCGTCACACCAGGAACACGTCGATCGCATCTTGGATTCCAGCGATCAGGAGCGAGAGCGTGGCATCACGATTCTCGCCAAGGCCGCGTCCGTCGAATGGAAGGGAACGCGAATCAACCTCGTCGACACTCCTGGGCACGCCGACTTCGGTGGCGAAGTGGAGCGGGCGCTCGCGCTCGTCGATGGGGTATTGCTGTTGATCGACGCTGCAGAGGGACCGATGCCGCAGACCCGCTACGTGCTCTCCAAGGCGCTCGCACGACACCTGCCGGCAGTCGTGGTGATCAACAAGGTGGACCGAGCCGATGCCAGGCTCGAAGAAGTCGTTAACGAAGTCTACGAGCTGTTCTTCGACCTCGATGCGTCCGACGACCACATCGAGTTTCCGATCATCTCGTCCATCGCCCGCCAGGGCCGTTCCATGGTCGGCATCGGGATGCCCGACGCCGACGCCGATCTCTCCCCACTTCTCGACGCCGTCGTCGAAACGATCCCGGCGGCCACAGGCGACCCGTCGGCCACACTCCAGGCACTCGTCACGAACCTCGATGCCTCCGATTACCTTGGACGGCTCGCCATCGGAAGGGTCGTCCAGGGAACGCTGAAGAGTGGAGAACGGGTCGCTCTCTGCCGGGCCGACGGCGCACCTCTGCGACGGCGGCTCACGCAACTCATGGGATTCGAGGGTCTCGGACGCATCGATGTCGACGAGCGAGTCGCAGGAGACCTCTTCGTCGTTGCGGGGTTCCCCGAGGTCGAGATCGGAGACACGCTCGCGGATGTTACGGACCCGCTCCCGCTCCCGCGGCTGAAGGTGGACGAGCCCGTTCTGAGAATGACCTTCGGTGTCAACACGTCCCCGCTTGCGGGGACCGACGGCCGCTTCCTCACGTCCCGACAGATCCGCGATCGGCTCGAGCGCGAGGTTCTCGGCAACGTGTCCATCCGGATCGGACAGACGGCCTCTCCCGAAGTCATCGAAGTGGCCGGGCGTGGCGAGCTTCAGCTGGCCGTGCTCATCGAGACGATGCGCAGAGAAGGTTTCGAACTTCAGGTGAGCCGTCCCGAAGCGATCACCCGTGAGATCGACGGCGTGACACACGAGCCCATCGAGCAGGCGATCATCGACGTTCCGGACGAGCACGTCGGGACCGTCACCCAGGCGGTCGCCCCCCGCAAGGGCACGATCATCGGTCTGGAGCCGGGAGAAACAGGCCGTACGATCATCACCGTCTCGGCTCCGTCGCGTGGGCTCATCGGGTTGCGCTCGCTGCTCATGACCGCCACCCGCGGCACCGCCCTCGTCCATCAGCAGCACGCCGGCTGGGCGCCGTGGGCCGGAGAGCTCCCTCACCGTCAGGGGGGTGCGATGATCTCGGATCGGGCCGGCAACTCGACCGGCTACGCCCTGGACAACCTCCAGAAGCGCGGTCACCTGTTCATCGGTTCGGGTGAGCAGGTCTACGAGGGGATGGTCATCGGGGAAAGCTCCAGGCCGATGGACCTACCCTGCAACCCCACCAAGCCCAAGCAGCTGACCAACATCCGCACGCATGCATCGGACGAGGCGATCAAACTGAAGCCTCCCCGAAGGCTCACCCTCGAACTGGCCATCGAGTGGATCGCCGACGATGAGCTGGTCGAAGTCACACCGAACGCGATCCGGGTCCGGAAACGGCTCCTGGGCGCCGGCGACCGCAAGCGCGCAAAGCTCTTGTGA